The Helianthus annuus cultivar XRQ/B chromosome 16, HanXRQr2.0-SUNRISE, whole genome shotgun sequence genome includes a window with the following:
- the LOC118488340 gene encoding uncharacterized protein LOC118488340 codes for MESTVGDKGCNEVQRNETIDVEFEKTIENDDRMRRDLIVEFENIVSDGRELHAGVDGDITLLASHDLGCTMEETKKTVECDQAVITELHDIEFGKGEEDGNDANVHDDIASMTKTKIDIGTKGD; via the exons ATGGAATCAACCGTCGGGGACAAGG GATGTAATGAGGTCCAACGGAATGAGACTATTGATGTTGAATTTGAGAAGACGATAGAGAATGATGACAGAATGAGGAGAGATTTAATTGTGGAATTTGAAAACATAGTGTCAGATGGCCGTGAACTTCATGCTGGTGTTGACGGCGATATAACATTATTGGCGAGCCATGATTTGG GATGCACAATGGAAGAAACAAAAAAGACGGTGGAGTGTGATCAGGCAGTGATCACAGAACTTCACGACATTGAATTTGGGAAAGGCGAAGAAGATGGTAATGATGCTAATGTTCATGATGATATTGCATCAATGACAAAGACCAAAATCGATATTG gTACGAAGGGTGATTAG
- the LOC110917461 gene encoding uncharacterized protein LOC110917461 has translation MESTVGDKGCNEVQRNETIDVEFEKTIENDDRMRRDLIVEFENIVSDGRELHAGVDGDITLLASHDLGCTMEETKKTVECDQAVITELHDIEFGKGEEDGNDANVHDDIASMTKTKIDIGMCDTMRKKV, from the exons ATGGAATCAACCGTCGGGGACAAGG GATGTAATGAGGTCCAACGGAATGAGACTATTGATGTTGAATTTGAGAAGACGATAGAGAATGATGACAGAATGAGGAGAGATTTAATTGTGGAATTTGAAAACATAGTGTCAGATGGCCGTGAACTTCATGCTGGTGTTGACGGCGATATAACATTATTGGCGAGCCATGATTTGG GATGCACAATGGAAGAAACAAAAAAGACGGTGGAGTGTGATCAGGCAGTGATCACAGAACTTCACGACATTGAATTTGGGAAAGGCGAAGAAGATGGTAATGATGCTAATGTTCATGATGATATTGCATCAATGACAAAGACCAAAATCGATATTGGTATGTGTGATACAATGAGAAAAAAAGTTTAA